A portion of the Coraliomargarita parva genome contains these proteins:
- a CDS encoding LacI family DNA-binding transcriptional regulator, protein MSEEKTASPTVRDLAQLLNISASTVSLALRNDPRVAVKTRERVVAAAQAAGYSMNPAIASLMSQVRSSRKVSYRETIGWLNLWDHPDTYTKTGVEFQLKMWQGAKNRAENLGYSLENFWLAAPEMRAKRMTAILTARGIRGLLVPPFPHSMGRLSIEWKNFTAVAMSYTMARPKLDRVIPDHYGNLLTILRELKHRGYKRPGLLIPKGYDDRTGNRLLAAFYFTQQSMPLSNRVPPEMADPEKLEDKNFAWLEKYRPDVLITAGIYKDIKSEAGLDPDYRAKLGLVLISHAGTDAGICGIYENPEIIGATAVEQLVLSLQRNELGLPARPRLIQIEGTWVEGNSAPRLTKRTPRQI, encoded by the coding sequence ATGAGTGAGGAAAAGACAGCTTCCCCGACCGTGCGAGATCTGGCGCAGTTGCTGAATATCAGCGCGTCGACCGTCTCCCTCGCCCTCAGGAACGATCCTCGAGTCGCGGTCAAAACACGTGAACGGGTCGTGGCGGCCGCTCAAGCCGCAGGCTACAGCATGAACCCGGCGATCGCGTCCCTGATGTCCCAGGTTCGCAGCTCCAGAAAGGTCTCCTACCGGGAAACCATCGGCTGGCTCAATCTCTGGGACCATCCGGATACGTATACAAAGACCGGCGTGGAGTTTCAGCTCAAGATGTGGCAGGGCGCCAAAAATCGCGCCGAAAACCTGGGCTATTCATTGGAAAATTTCTGGCTGGCCGCGCCCGAAATGCGGGCCAAGCGCATGACTGCGATCCTCACCGCCAGAGGCATACGCGGACTGCTCGTGCCGCCGTTCCCCCACTCGATGGGACGCCTCAGCATCGAGTGGAAAAACTTCACCGCCGTTGCGATGTCCTATACCATGGCGCGGCCGAAACTGGATCGGGTGATCCCTGACCACTATGGAAATCTGTTAACGATCCTTCGAGAGCTCAAGCACCGGGGCTATAAACGGCCGGGCTTGCTGATCCCGAAAGGCTACGACGACCGGACCGGCAACCGGCTATTGGCAGCATTCTACTTCACGCAACAGTCAATGCCGCTTTCCAACCGGGTCCCCCCGGAGATGGCAGATCCTGAAAAACTAGAGGACAAAAATTTTGCTTGGCTCGAAAAGTACCGACCGGATGTCCTGATCACTGCGGGAATCTATAAAGACATCAAGTCCGAAGCCGGCCTGGATCCCGACTATCGGGCAAAACTCGGCCTCGTCCTGATCAGCCACGCAGGGACTGACGCCGGCATCTGCGGCATCTACGAGAATCCGGAAATCATCGGAGCGACTGCAGTCGAACAGTTGGTGCTCAGCTTGCAGCGCAACGAGCTGGGCCTGCCCGCACGACCGAGACTGATCCAAATTGAAGGGACTTGGGTCGAAGGCAACAGCGCACCAAGGCTCACGAAGCGGACACCAAGGCAAATCTAA
- the prfB gene encoding peptide chain release factor 2 (programmed frameshift): MSAITPELRSQIEEITRRAGHIWRYLDGAKKSQTIQELEAKMAEPSFWDDQAAAQKVIGEANRLKVTVNPSRDFNKEVDDLKAMQELVDEMGDDPDAEAYVEELDGLVKKLQPKLDKLELASYLSGQHDSCNALLTINSGAGGTESCDWADMLLRMYTRWGEHAGYDVEVLDIMPGEEAGISSATIRISGPNAYGYAKAERGVHRLVRISPFDSNARRHTSFCSVDVIAEIEDDVDIEIDEADIRTDVYRASGKGGQHVNRTESAVRLTHIPSGIVVTCQNERSQIKNKATAMKTLKSRLYEKLEDEKRSEMEKFYGEKGEIAWGNQIRSYVFQPYQMVKDLRTGVETGNVQAVMDGELDPFVHAWLRAGGPTARRSASERSAD; this comes from the exons ATGTCAGCCATTACACCCGAATTACGTTCGCAGATTGAAGAAATCACCCGTCGTGCCGGCCATATCTGGAGGTATCTT GACGGCGCGAAGAAATCGCAAACGATTCAGGAGCTCGAAGCCAAGATGGCCGAGCCGTCCTTCTGGGACGATCAAGCAGCGGCACAAAAAGTAATCGGGGAGGCCAATCGCCTGAAGGTCACGGTCAATCCGAGCCGTGATTTCAACAAGGAAGTCGATGACCTCAAGGCCATGCAGGAGCTGGTCGACGAGATGGGCGACGACCCGGATGCCGAAGCCTACGTTGAAGAGTTGGACGGGTTGGTGAAGAAGCTTCAACCGAAACTGGACAAGCTCGAACTGGCTTCCTATCTGAGCGGACAGCATGACAGCTGCAACGCACTCTTGACCATCAACTCCGGTGCCGGCGGGACCGAGTCCTGCGACTGGGCGGATATGCTTTTGCGCATGTATACGCGCTGGGGCGAACACGCGGGCTATGATGTCGAAGTGCTCGACATTATGCCGGGGGAAGAAGCAGGCATCAGCTCGGCAACCATCCGAATCAGCGGACCCAACGCCTACGGCTACGCCAAGGCTGAACGCGGGGTGCATCGCCTGGTGCGGATCAGCCCGTTCGACTCCAATGCCCGCCGCCATACTTCGTTTTGCTCGGTCGACGTGATCGCCGAAATCGAGGACGACGTGGATATCGAGATCGATGAAGCCGACATCCGGACCGACGTCTACCGTGCCAGCGGCAAGGGTGGGCAGCACGTGAACCGGACCGAGTCCGCGGTGCGCCTGACGCACATCCCCTCCGGTATCGTGGTGACCTGCCAGAACGAGCGTTCGCAGATCAAGAACAAGGCAACGGCCATGAAAACGCTGAAGTCGCGCCTCTACGAAAAGCTGGAGGACGAAAAGCGCAGCGAGATGGAGAAGTTCTACGGTGAGAAGGGCGAAATCGCCTGGGGCAACCAGATACGTTCCTACGTCTTCCAGCCTTACCAGATGGTCAAGGACCTGCGTACCGGCGTTGAAACCGGCAATGTGCAGGCGGTCATGGACGGCGAACTCGACCCCTTTGTGCACGCGTGGTTGCGGGCCGGCGGCCCGACCGCGCGCCGTTCCGCCAGCGAACGGTCCGCCGATTAA
- a CDS encoding helix-turn-helix transcriptional regulator, with product MYELRQFFEPAVELGAGMSLRGVGVLEEMPRDSFVDRQATNDYLCVFFHDAARAGVESDRLSQSEKCLFIWGSKQHQCYGALQSVWCHSWLHIQGDAFPARLQALGIALNEVLPVGDLEAAFLDMLRGLFHESIEARSSPEILARILDIFLLRLSRCLNQSGQILPEYLRRAKARLDRDYAHAWTLPELAAHSGASVSHLSAAFSELLACPPMRYLTKVRMHQAALLLRNRNLRVGEVGRQVGYEDIYHFSKAFKQAHGLSPSAYLKRL from the coding sequence ATGTATGAACTGAGGCAGTTTTTTGAGCCGGCTGTCGAACTGGGGGCGGGGATGTCGCTCCGCGGTGTCGGTGTCTTGGAAGAGATGCCCAGGGATAGCTTTGTGGACCGGCAGGCGACGAATGATTATCTCTGCGTTTTTTTTCATGATGCGGCACGGGCTGGAGTCGAATCCGACCGTCTTTCCCAGTCAGAAAAATGTCTCTTTATCTGGGGTTCCAAGCAACATCAGTGCTATGGGGCTCTACAATCAGTTTGGTGTCACAGTTGGTTGCACATCCAAGGGGATGCTTTTCCGGCACGCTTGCAGGCATTGGGGATTGCTTTGAATGAGGTGTTGCCGGTCGGCGATTTGGAAGCTGCGTTTTTGGATATGCTGCGGGGCTTGTTTCATGAAAGTATCGAAGCGCGGAGCTCTCCGGAGATATTGGCTCGGATTTTGGATATATTTCTTCTACGCCTGTCTCGATGTCTTAATCAATCAGGGCAGATTCTACCCGAGTATCTCAGACGGGCAAAGGCCAGACTGGACCGTGACTACGCACATGCATGGACGCTGCCTGAGCTAGCCGCGCATTCCGGAGCCTCGGTCTCACACCTGAGCGCTGCTTTCAGCGAGCTTTTGGCTTGTCCGCCCATGCGCTACCTGACGAAAGTTCGTATGCATCAAGCGGCCCTCCTGTTGAGGAACCGCAATCTCCGGGTGGGCGAGGTGGGACGCCAAGTCGGCTACGAAGACATCTATCATTTTTCGAAGGCCTTTAAGCAAGCGCATGGACTAAGTCCGAGTGCTTATCTGAAACGCCTCTAG
- a CDS encoding glycoside hydrolase family 172 protein: MSETPLPFNGLGLNLGKLSRLSNAESRSLCAENPTGAKSGGARAVPELDENGNPTGASRELGLGWKVRPAVPVPAGQTIEIANVEGPGAIQSIWMTPTGINRHAILRIYWDGQDQPSVESPMCDFFASPFIGGSNYHFAQLTSLAVCVNPGNAYNCFWEMPFRKHCRMTVENIGLDDFRLYYQINYCLTEVPDDAAYFHAQFRRSQPVERGGVHTLLDGVKGQGHYVGTAMGWQVNHNGWWGEGEIKFYMDGDTDPALSDGKSVAGSTGFPTICGTGTEDYFLGSYNFENKATRQYQEFTGPYAGMPHVVRPDGVYQSNTRFALYRWHIMDPIRFKQDLKVTIQALGWKRHGRFHQSMDDISSVAFWYQTLPTAVFPPLPDAAGLEIV; encoded by the coding sequence ATGTCTGAGACACCACTCCCCTTCAACGGCCTGGGCCTCAATCTGGGCAAGCTTTCGCGCCTCTCGAACGCGGAATCACGTTCCCTTTGCGCCGAAAATCCGACCGGAGCCAAAAGCGGCGGCGCCCGTGCCGTTCCCGAACTGGATGAAAACGGCAATCCCACTGGAGCGTCCCGCGAACTGGGACTGGGCTGGAAAGTGCGTCCAGCGGTTCCGGTGCCCGCCGGCCAAACGATCGAAATCGCCAATGTCGAAGGTCCCGGAGCGATCCAAAGCATTTGGATGACCCCCACCGGCATCAACCGGCACGCAATCCTCCGCATCTACTGGGACGGGCAGGATCAGCCCTCGGTCGAGAGCCCGATGTGCGACTTCTTCGCGAGCCCCTTCATTGGCGGTAGCAATTATCACTTTGCCCAGCTCACTTCGCTGGCCGTCTGCGTAAACCCGGGGAATGCCTACAACTGCTTTTGGGAAATGCCCTTCCGCAAGCACTGCCGCATGACCGTTGAGAATATCGGCCTCGACGACTTCCGGCTCTATTACCAGATCAACTACTGCCTGACAGAGGTCCCGGACGATGCCGCCTATTTCCATGCCCAATTCCGTCGTAGCCAACCCGTCGAACGCGGCGGGGTGCACACGCTGCTCGACGGCGTGAAAGGCCAGGGCCACTACGTCGGCACAGCGATGGGCTGGCAGGTCAACCACAACGGATGGTGGGGCGAAGGTGAAATCAAATTCTACATGGATGGCGACACCGATCCCGCATTGAGTGATGGCAAATCCGTTGCCGGCTCAACCGGCTTCCCCACGATCTGCGGGACCGGCACCGAGGATTACTTTCTTGGCTCCTATAACTTCGAAAACAAAGCCACCCGACAATACCAGGAGTTCACCGGTCCCTACGCAGGCATGCCGCATGTCGTGCGCCCCGACGGCGTCTACCAGTCCAACACACGCTTCGCCCTCTACCGCTGGCACATCATGGACCCGATCCGCTTCAAGCAAGACCTCAAGGTGACGATCCAGGCCCTCGGCTGGAAACGTCACGGACGCTTCCACCAAAGCATGGATGACATCTCATCGGTCGCTTTTTGGTATCAAACCTTACCCACTGCCGTCTTTCCACCACTACCCGATGCCGCCGGGCTAGAGATTGTGTAA
- a CDS encoding alpha-L-fucosidase yields MIRHFAYFALSLLPLAAQTTQAEAKTIWDETSEEKEQRLEWFTDARFGLFIHWGLYSLAGRHEWVMKNESMSVDDYRKYFEHFDPDLYDPKEWARAAKEAGMKYVVITAKHHDGFCLFDSAYTDYKSTQTPYGKDLLKPMVEAFRAEGIRIGIYYSLIDWHHPEFTVDKFHPMSENEAERAKNSERDMSVYREYMRNQVRELLSNYGEIDVLFLDFSYPGEDGKGREDWDSVGLMQLVRELQPQCIVNDRADLLDYAGGWDYRSPEQIKPREWVTMDGKKVPWGTVQTFSGSWGYYRDEHTWKSTKQLLGMLIDTVSKGGNLILNVGPTGRGNFDARANDRFSGIGKWMQVNGRAIYGCTQAPEAFKTPENCILTYNPELNRIYVHVLDWPMGKLWLDGFAGKVAYAQLLHDGSEVQFKGWEEWQQDSAYGNAANTLPLDLPIMQPDVEIPVIELFLK; encoded by the coding sequence ATGATAAGACACTTCGCTTACTTCGCGCTCAGCCTGCTACCACTCGCAGCTCAAACAACTCAAGCTGAAGCTAAAACAATCTGGGACGAGACATCGGAAGAGAAAGAACAACGCCTCGAATGGTTCACTGACGCCCGTTTCGGACTCTTTATCCACTGGGGCCTCTACTCGCTCGCAGGCCGGCACGAGTGGGTCATGAAGAATGAATCCATGTCGGTCGACGACTACCGCAAGTATTTCGAGCATTTCGACCCCGACCTCTATGATCCAAAGGAATGGGCCCGAGCCGCGAAGGAAGCCGGCATGAAATACGTGGTCATCACCGCGAAGCACCACGACGGATTTTGCCTCTTCGACTCCGCCTACACGGATTACAAATCAACCCAAACACCCTACGGGAAAGACCTGCTCAAGCCCATGGTCGAAGCGTTCCGCGCCGAAGGCATCCGCATCGGCATCTACTACTCGTTGATCGATTGGCACCACCCTGAATTCACCGTGGATAAATTTCACCCGATGTCGGAGAACGAAGCCGAACGGGCGAAAAACTCTGAACGCGACATGTCTGTCTACCGAGAGTACATGCGCAACCAGGTCCGCGAGCTCCTCTCCAATTACGGCGAGATCGATGTGCTCTTCCTCGACTTTTCCTATCCCGGCGAAGACGGCAAAGGACGCGAGGACTGGGACTCGGTCGGCCTCATGCAGCTGGTGCGCGAATTGCAGCCACAGTGTATCGTCAATGACCGGGCCGACCTGCTCGACTATGCCGGCGGCTGGGACTACCGCTCCCCCGAACAAATCAAACCGCGTGAATGGGTCACCATGGACGGCAAGAAGGTGCCGTGGGGCACCGTGCAGACCTTCTCCGGGTCCTGGGGCTACTACCGCGACGAGCACACATGGAAAAGCACCAAGCAGCTGCTCGGCATGCTGATCGACACCGTCAGCAAGGGCGGCAACCTGATCCTCAATGTAGGTCCTACCGGACGCGGCAATTTCGACGCGCGCGCCAACGACCGTTTCTCCGGCATCGGGAAATGGATGCAAGTCAACGGCCGCGCCATCTACGGTTGCACCCAAGCCCCCGAAGCATTCAAGACACCGGAAAACTGCATCCTCACCTACAACCCTGAACTCAACCGCATCTACGTGCACGTGCTGGATTGGCCGATGGGTAAACTCTGGCTCGACGGCTTTGCCGGCAAAGTCGCATACGCCCAGCTACTCCACGACGGCTCCGAAGTGCAATTCAAAGGCTGGGAGGAATGGCAGCAGGACAGCGCTTACGGCAATGCCGCAAACACCCTGCCACTCGACCTCCCCATCATGCAACCCGACGTCGAGATTCCGGTCATCGAGCTCTTCCTAAAATAA
- the dmeF gene encoding CDF family Co(II)/Ni(II) efflux transporter DmeF, translating into MKPDLSEWRHSHSFGQEARQKGESKTLLVIAITATMMVVEIASGIAFGSMALLADGLHMASHAAALGISAFAYIYARKHAHDTRFSFGTGKVNALGGFTGALLLAVFALVMAWESVIRLLNPVEISFNSAIGVAVLGLIVNGVSVFILGDDHHHDHGHSHGHDHDHHHEHHHAHAHDHDDHHHDHGHHHHDHNLRSAYLHVLADALTSVTAIIALLAAKYFGWIWMDPIMGIVGSLLIAKWSTGLLKQTSEVLLDHQAPEAITHKVEHALETDGHSHLSDLHVWSIGQNRYSVIAAVVSTSPVSADEYKARLSDEQFPHVTIEVNTAQS; encoded by the coding sequence ATGAAACCGGATTTAAGCGAATGGCGGCACAGCCATAGTTTTGGACAGGAAGCGCGCCAGAAGGGGGAATCGAAGACCCTGCTGGTGATCGCGATCACGGCGACCATGATGGTGGTTGAGATCGCCTCGGGCATCGCCTTCGGTTCGATGGCCCTGCTGGCGGACGGCTTGCACATGGCCTCACACGCGGCCGCACTTGGCATTAGCGCCTTCGCCTACATCTATGCGCGGAAGCATGCCCACGATACCCGATTCAGTTTCGGCACCGGCAAGGTCAATGCGCTCGGGGGCTTTACCGGGGCGTTGTTGCTGGCGGTCTTTGCGCTCGTCATGGCCTGGGAGAGCGTCATCCGGTTGTTGAATCCGGTCGAGATTTCCTTCAATTCGGCGATCGGTGTCGCCGTGCTTGGTCTGATCGTCAACGGGGTCTCAGTCTTTATTCTGGGGGACGATCACCATCATGACCACGGTCACAGTCATGGGCACGACCACGACCATCATCATGAGCATCACCACGCGCATGCGCACGATCACGATGACCACCATCATGATCACGGGCATCACCATCACGATCACAATTTGCGCTCGGCCTATCTCCACGTGTTGGCGGATGCGCTGACCTCGGTCACCGCGATTATCGCGCTGCTGGCGGCAAAATATTTCGGTTGGATCTGGATGGACCCGATCATGGGGATCGTCGGTTCGCTTCTCATCGCGAAGTGGTCGACGGGTCTACTCAAGCAAACCAGCGAAGTCTTGCTCGATCATCAAGCACCTGAGGCGATCACACACAAGGTCGAACACGCTTTAGAGACTGATGGTCACAGTCATCTTAGTGACCTGCATGTCTGGTCCATCGGCCAGAACCGCTACAGTGTGATCGCTGCGGTTGTTTCGACGAGTCCTGTCTCTGCAGATGAATACAAGGCACGCCTTAGTGACGAACAGTTCCCTCACGTGACCATCGAGGTAAATACAGCCCAGAGTTAG
- a CDS encoding metal/formaldehyde-sensitive transcriptional repressor produces MPHLSQDNTKLIKRVRRLKGQLEGVERMLTEGEDCYAVLQNVAACRGALNSLTRELIHEHIEHHLIGQSNSKVVQEASREVQAIIDSYLK; encoded by the coding sequence ATGCCGCATTTAAGTCAGGACAATACGAAGCTCATCAAACGCGTTCGCCGCCTCAAGGGGCAGCTCGAAGGGGTGGAGCGCATGTTGACGGAAGGCGAGGACTGCTATGCCGTCCTCCAGAATGTGGCGGCCTGCCGGGGGGCCTTGAATTCGCTGACCCGGGAATTAATCCATGAGCACATCGAGCATCACCTGATCGGGCAGTCGAATTCGAAGGTGGTTCAGGAAGCCTCGAGGGAAGTGCAGGCGATCATCGACAGTTATTTAAAGTAA
- the ald gene encoding alanine dehydrogenase, with product MIVGVPRELKIKESRVACTPAGARMLINHGHRVLIETGAGLGCGYADKQYETCGCEIVSEARQAWSADMVLKVKEPIPQEYPYLREDLILFTFLHLAANRELTDVLCASKTTAIAYETVQIGRRLPLLEPMSEIAGRMSALVGAYYLSRAQGGKGVLLGGVPGVLPGKVLIIGGGTSGINAGRVAAGMGADVTILDVDLEKMRFLDISLHGSTHTLYSNEQNLLETLPGIDLLIGAVLLPGARAPKLITREMLRVMKPGSVFVDIAIDQGGCAETSRATTHDDPVFLEEEVIHYCVANMPGAYARTATQALTNVTIPYALKIADHGFPSVLQHVPELISGINIHQGAITSKAVAESHDRPYKAFPLN from the coding sequence ATGATCGTAGGGGTTCCCAGGGAGCTAAAGATCAAGGAAAGCCGGGTTGCCTGCACCCCGGCCGGGGCTCGCATGTTGATCAACCACGGCCACAGGGTCCTGATTGAAACCGGGGCCGGACTGGGCTGCGGATATGCGGATAAACAATACGAAACATGCGGTTGTGAAATCGTCTCTGAAGCCCGGCAGGCCTGGTCGGCCGATATGGTCTTGAAAGTCAAGGAACCCATCCCGCAGGAGTATCCCTATCTGCGGGAGGACTTGATCCTGTTCACCTTTCTCCATCTCGCGGCAAACCGCGAGCTCACCGATGTTCTCTGCGCCTCGAAGACCACCGCAATCGCTTATGAAACGGTGCAAATCGGCCGACGCCTTCCCCTGCTTGAACCGATGAGCGAGATCGCGGGGCGCATGAGCGCGCTGGTCGGGGCCTACTACCTGAGCCGGGCCCAAGGGGGCAAAGGCGTTCTCCTCGGCGGCGTTCCGGGTGTGCTCCCCGGCAAAGTCCTCATCATCGGAGGTGGCACCTCCGGGATCAATGCGGGACGTGTCGCCGCCGGCATGGGCGCCGATGTCACAATCTTGGATGTGGACCTGGAAAAGATGCGTTTCCTCGACATCAGCCTGCATGGGTCCACCCACACCCTGTATTCCAACGAGCAAAACCTGCTCGAAACCCTACCCGGCATCGACCTGTTGATCGGTGCGGTGCTACTGCCGGGCGCCCGTGCGCCGAAATTGATCACCCGTGAAATGCTCCGCGTCATGAAACCCGGCAGTGTCTTTGTCGACATTGCCATCGACCAGGGCGGCTGCGCCGAAACCTCGCGCGCCACGACGCACGACGACCCGGTTTTCCTCGAAGAGGAGGTCATCCACTACTGCGTGGCCAACATGCCCGGAGCCTACGCCCGCACCGCCACCCAGGCCCTGACCAACGTCACGATCCCCTACGCGCTCAAGATCGCCGACCACGGTTTTCCTTCCGTCCTTCAGCACGTGCCGGAACTTATATCTGGAATCAACATACATCAGGGCGCCATCACGTCGAAAGCGGTCGCCGAATCTCATGATCGCCCCTACAAAGCGTTTCCCCTCAATTAA
- a CDS encoding Crp/Fnr family transcriptional regulator, whose product MEKSATILAQSALFRGLSPEDIQQLAGICSELSLARGQLLFAEGTQASGFYVVVEGQMKIYKSNSEGKEKILHVSGPGESFAEVPVFHGAPYPANAAAIQATRLLCFPRDAFIVAITNHPSLSLNMMGNFAMKLRRFSSQIEDLALKEVPARIASHLLYLSEAQGGDDLVKLRIAKGQLANLLGTTPETLSRVFGRLSEQGMIRIDGKVVHLLDREALAELAG is encoded by the coding sequence ATGGAAAAGTCAGCGACGATCCTTGCCCAAAGCGCCCTGTTTCGAGGTCTCAGCCCTGAGGATATCCAACAGCTCGCCGGAATTTGTTCCGAGTTGTCGCTCGCCCGTGGACAATTGCTCTTCGCGGAGGGGACCCAGGCCTCCGGTTTTTATGTCGTAGTCGAGGGGCAGATGAAAATCTACAAGAGCAATTCCGAGGGCAAAGAGAAGATTCTGCATGTCTCCGGTCCTGGCGAGAGCTTTGCCGAGGTGCCCGTATTTCACGGGGCACCGTATCCGGCGAATGCCGCTGCAATTCAGGCGACGCGCTTACTCTGTTTCCCACGGGATGCATTTATTGTCGCAATCACGAATCATCCTTCACTCTCGCTCAACATGATGGGGAACTTCGCGATGAAATTGAGGCGTTTTTCCTCCCAGATCGAGGATCTTGCCCTGAAGGAGGTGCCGGCCCGGATCGCTTCGCACCTGCTCTACCTGAGTGAGGCACAGGGCGGGGATGACCTGGTCAAGCTACGGATCGCCAAGGGCCAGCTGGCCAACCTGCTCGGCACGACTCCGGAAACATTGTCGCGCGTATTCGGTCGACTGAGCGAGCAGGGGATGATCCGGATCGACGGCAAGGTCGTGCATCTGCTCGACCGCGAAGCCCTCGCGGAACTGGCGGGTTGA